A stretch of the Argentina anserina chromosome 6, drPotAnse1.1, whole genome shotgun sequence genome encodes the following:
- the LOC126797200 gene encoding E3 ubiquitin-protein ligase RSL1, producing the protein MDGGHGASSSSSHPNTCDDNHLVDDFYFSALYADQEVFRISDEIYAQELQLQEALMSSAILSKVPNGIDQVEMETPVEILTGQSSGSGSFCMICMDVKSNEEKFTNNGCKHSFCTDCIGRYVGTKIQENISMVKCPDMKCKGVLEPQSCRSLIHQQVFERWEDALCESLVLGSQNFYCPFIKDCSTMLLDDGGEVVTASEWPNCRRLFCAQCRVVWHAEIDCSQFQKLSKDWREDVMLMELANQKHWRRIRRCPRCKFYLEKTDGCLHITCRCGFEFCYGCGCNWGGCGGCRANWETEGSFMYGVEAKRVLQQFNFS; encoded by the exons ATGGATGGAGGTCATGGAGCATCATCAAGCAGCTCTCATCCTAACACTTGTGATGATAATCATTTGGTTGATGACTTCTATTTCTCAGCTCTATATGCTGACCAAGAAGTATTTCGCATCTCCGATGAGATATATGCCCAAGAGTTACAGCTTCAAGAGGCCCTCATGTCCTCCGCAATCTTATCTAAAGTCCCAAATGGTATTGACCAAGTTGAGATGGAAACACCCGTTGAAATACTTACAGGACAATCTTCTGGTTCTGGAAGTTTCTGCATGATCTGTATGGATGTGAAATCAAATGAAGAAAAGTTCACGAACAACGGCTGCAAACACTCATTTTGCACCGATTGCATTGGAAGGTATGTTGGGACCAAGATTCAGGAGAACATCTCAATGGTGAAGTGTCCTGATATGAAATGCAAAGGGGTATTGGAGCCACAGTCATGTAGGTCATTAATCCATCAGCAAGTGTTTGAAAGATGGGAAGATGCGCTTTGTGAGTCCTTGGTTTTGGGTTCACAGAATTTTTACTGCCCTTTCATCAAGGACTGCTCGACAATGCTTTTGGATGATGGAGGGGAAGTTGTGACTGCTTCGGAGTGGCCCAACTGCCGGAGACTCTTCTGTGCTCAGTGCAGGGTTGTGTGGCATGCAGAGATTGACTGTAGCCAGTTTCAGAAGTTGAGTAAGGATT GGAGGGAAGATGTTATGTTAATGGAGCTTGCTAATCAGAAGCACTGGAGGAGAATCAGGAGATGCCCAAGATGCAAGTTCTATCTGGAAAAGACTGATGGCTGCCTACACATTACTTGCAG GTGTGGATTCGAATTTTGCTATGGCTGTGGATGCAATTGGGGTGGTTGTGGTGGATGTAGAGCAAACTGGGAAACTGAAGGGTCATTCAT GTATGGCGTTGAGGCCAAGAGGGTGCTTCAACAGTTCAACTTCTCATAA
- the LOC126800512 gene encoding AT-rich interactive domain-containing protein 4, whose translation MFHAQGTCSVLVVTCGEISEDKRGKATPDDKLRYPFPELVSSGRLEVQTLTNPSKEEFRKLLESYKPNLVYLQGEQLENDEVGSLVWRDADLSTAESISNIFDATLPTTVYLEVPNGEEMAVTLQSKGIPYVIYWKEAFSTYAACHFRHALLSVVQSSSTHTWDAFQIAHASFRLYCVNDHVLHANLDKPSADLGPCILGEQLKIIVDPLEADIEEDEEGATGSLPAIKIHDDDVSLRFLVCGQPSTLDAGILEPLEDGLNALLNIEMRGSKLHGKFSAPPPPLQAGTFSRGVVTMRCDISTCSSAHISLLVSGSAQTCFDDQLLESHIKHEVIEMNQLVHAIPNNDGNKLPLIEPRKSAAIACGATVFEVSMKVPIWASQVLRQLAPDVSYHSLVALGIASIQGLPVASFEKDDADRLLFFCSSQLNDNQTNDFFLTSPPAWLRPPAPSKKRSRPLGAMSGPRYSHGLPNLAASKVEENEKGGAMNGFSTPLLPARQRLKTAAMRPIPHVRRPKMTPFSGISEVNGHDGSHVVKAHLPPVPPTKLNVVGLTPTTQRKSYSSSSQAKQIISLNPLPLKKHGCGRGPIHSCLEEEFLKDVMQFLILRGHSRLIPQGGLTEFPDAILNGKRLDLYNLYKEVVTRGGFHVGNGINWKGQIFSKMRNYTMTNRMTGVGNTLKRHYETYLLEYELAHDDVDGECCLLCHSSAAGDWVNCGICGEWAHFGCDRRQGLGAFKDYAKTDGLEYICPHCSISNFKKKPQKVTNGFSQGSTLSRPL comes from the exons ATGTTTCATGCTCAGGGAACTTGTAGTGTGCTTGTGGTCACTTGTGGAGAGATTTCGGAAGATAAACGTGGTAAGGCGACCCCGGACGATAAGCTGAGGTACCCATTTCCGGAGTTAGTATCTTCAGGGCGTTTGGAG GTTCAAACTCTGACTAACCCGAGTAAAGAGGAGTTTCGTAAGTTGCTTGAATCGTATAAGCCGAATCTTGTTTACTTGCAAGGAGAGCAGCTTGAGAATGATGAAGTCGGTTCTCTTGTGTGGAGAGATGCCGATTTGTCAACCGCTGAATCTATATCTAACATCTTTGATGCCACATTGCCTACAACT GTTTATTTGGAGGTTCCAAATGGAGAAGAAATGGCAGTGACACTTCAATCAAAG GGAATTCCTTATGTGATATATTGGAAAGAGGCTTTCTCTACTTATGCTGCTTGCCATTTTCGACATGCTTTACTTTCAGTTGTTCAAAG TTCATCAACTCATACATGGGATGCTTTCCAAATTGCACATGCTTCTTTCAGGCTCTACTGTGTAAACGACCATGTTCTTCATGCTAATTTAGATAAACCCAGTGCTGATCTGGGCCCGTGCATTCTCGGTGAGCAATTGAAAATCATTGTTGATCCCCTTGAAGCAGATATcgaggaagatgaagaaggtgCCACGGGTTCCCTTCCTGCTATAAAGatacatgatgatgatgtgagCTTGAGATTTCTTGTTTGCGGGCAGCCCTCCACATTG GATGCAGGCATATTAGAACCATTGGAGGATGGTCTCAATGCCCTTTTAAACATCGAA ATGCGTGGAAGCAAGCTTCACGGCAAGTTTAG TGCTCCCCCACCACCTCTTCAGGCTGGCACATTTTCTCGTGGAGTTGTGACTATGCGATGTGATATATCAACTTGTAGTTCTGCTCACATATCACTTCTTGTTTCGGGTAGCGCACAAACTTGCTTTGATGATCAG CTCTTGGAGAGTCATATAAAGCATGAAGTCATTGAAATGAATCAACTAGTACATGCAATCCCCAACAATGATGGAAACAAATTACCTCTAATAGAACCACGAAAATCTGCTGCTATTGCCTGTGGAGCTACCGTATTTGAAGTTAGCATGAAGGTTCCTATATGGGCTTCACAG GTTCTGAGGCAGCTTGCACCTGATGTATCTTATCATAGTTTAGTTGCCCTTGGAATTGCCAGCATTCAGGGGTTGCCTGTTGCTTCTTTCGAAAAAGATGATGCTGACCGccttcttttcttctgttCAAGTCAATTGAATGATAACCAGAcaaatgatttttttcttaCAAGTCCTCCTGCATGGCTGAGACCGCCTGCTCCTAGTAAGAAGAGATCTCGCCCATTAGGGGCAATGTCTGGCCCACGTTATAGCCATGGGCTTCCAAATCTAGCTGCTTCTAAagtagaagaaaatgaaaaaggaGGAGCAATGAATGGATTTAGCACACCTTTACTCCCAGCGAGGCAAAGATTAAAAACAGCTGCCATGCGGCCCATTCCTCATGTTCGTCGTCCTAAAATGACACCATTTTCTGGAATTTCAGAGGTAAATGGGCATGATGGTAGCCACGTGGTGAAGGCTCATCTGCCTCCTGTTCCGCCCACAAAGCTCAATGTTGTTGGATTGACTCCTACAACGCAACGAAAGTCGTACTCCAGCTCATCTCAGGCTAAGCAGATTATTTCTTTGAATCCTCTGCCTTTAAAGAAACATGGTTGTGGTAGAGGCCCAATACATTCTTGCTTAGAG GAGGAATTTTTGAAGGATGTAATGCAGTTTCTGATCCTCCGTGGACATAGTCGACTCATTCCACAGGGTGGCCTGACTGAGTTTCCAGACGCCATTCTCAATGGAAAGCGCCTTGACCTCTACAACTTGTATAAAGAG GTGGTTACCAGAGGAGGCTTTCATGTTGGCAATGGCATCAACTGGAAAGGACAGATTTTCTCAAAGATGCGCAACTACACAATGACCAATAGGATGACT GGTGTTGGAAATACTCTTAAAAGACATTACGAAACCTACCTTCTTGAATACGAGTTGGCTCATGATGATGTAGATGGAGAATGTTGCTTATTGTGTCACAG TAGCGCAGCAGGTGATTGGGTAAACTGCGGAATATGTGGTGAGTGGGCCCACTTTGGCTGTGACAGAAGGCAGGGGCTTGGTGCCTTTAAG GATTATGCAAAGACAGATGGGCTGGAATACATTTGTCCACACTGCAGTATTAGCAACTTCAAGAAGAAGCCGCAGAAAGTCACAAATGGATTTTCCCAAGGCTCCACACTATCACGACCGTTGTAA
- the LOC126800550 gene encoding FCS-Like Zinc finger 17-like: MISRFMRRPFKLIKTLVDKQSMNDKTMNSMAAVGLGLLLTQMSQGKKSSNIVVKPALRLRIKPTVIKVAGCVSRPDQQHSCFLKACHLCNKGLSLDKEVYMYRGDIGFCSIVCRDRQIVLDELRDLEASTKKVLAAYRRRTCTSKVLDDVHLQQERIPSRRTLFAL; encoded by the exons ATGATTTCCAGGTTCATGAGGAGGCCCTTCAAATTGATTAAAACCCTAGTTGATAAGCAAAGCATGAATGATAAGACCATGAATTCAATGGCAGCTGTTGGCTTGGGACTACTACTCACACAGATGTCACAAGGGAAGAAGTCGTCAAATATCGTTGTGAAACCAGCCTTGAGATTGAGAATCAAACCCACTGTTATTAAGGTCGCCGGCTGCGTCTCCCGGCCTGATCAGCAGCACTCATGTTTTCTTAAAGCTTGCCATCTATGCAACAAGGGATTGAGCCTTGATAAAGAGGTCTATATGTACAG AGGGGATATTGGATTTTGCAGCATAGTGTGCCGGGACAggcagattgttttggatgaaTTAAGAGATCTTGAAGCTTCCACTAAGAAAGTGTTAGCAGCATATAGGCGCCGTACTTGCACCAGTAAAGTTTTAGATGATGTTCATCTGCAGCAAGAGCGAATCCCTAGTCGGCGAACACTATTTGCTCTTTGA